The following are from one region of the Mixophyes fleayi isolate aMixFle1 chromosome 7, aMixFle1.hap1, whole genome shotgun sequence genome:
- the SUMO3 gene encoding small ubiquitin-related modifier 3 produces MSEEKPKEGVKTENDHINLKVAGQDGSVVQFKIKRHTPLSKLMKAYCDRQGLAMRQIRFRFDGQPINETDTPAQLEMEDEDTIDVFQQQTGGMC; encoded by the exons GAAGGTGTGAAGACTGAGAATGACCACATCAACCTTAAAGTGGCGGGACAGGATGGATCTGTGGTCCAATTCAAAATAAAACGACACACTCCTCTCAGCAAGTTAATGAAAGCATACTGTGACAGACAG GGTTTGGCAATGAGACAGATACGGTTCAGGTTTGATGGTCAGCCTATTAATGAAACAGACACCCCTGCACAG CTGGAGATGGAAGATGAAGATACTATTGATGTCTTTCAACAACAGACGGGTGGCATGTGCTAA